In Trichoderma asperellum chromosome 1, complete sequence, a single window of DNA contains:
- a CDS encoding uncharacterized protein (EggNog:ENOG41) — MRRSSVFGSLRDKLRGESDKRESKKSLAPNNPFLDPNEAPPAYSALAPPVASGSAPPYLPHITSEDDKYAFLSSFDTIFVVDDSGSMAGHPWREVAEVLRSITPICTAHDKDGIDLYFLNHKSTEDPKDDNKPSGGYYGIDTPEKVQVAFQMARPTGATPTGTRLWNILNPYIAQVDPSKEKKQDIEKVKPINIIVITDGRPTDDPETVIYQCAKKLDSFGAPPHQVGIQFFQIGTDKDATEALRELDDELAKLGVRDMVDTVTWDGKSSNSRKGLTADGILKVVLGAVIRRLDRRPSANQSRR; from the exons ATGAGGAGATCTTCAGTGTTTGGAAGCTTAAGAGACAAGCTTCGCGGAGAATCTGACAAGAGGGAGTCCAAGAAGTCATTGGCTCCAAACAACCCTTTTCTAGACCCGA ACGAGGCACCTCCTGCATACTCTGCGCTGGCACCGCCGGTTGCGAGCGGCAGTGCGCCGCCGTATTTGCCTCACATCACTAGCGAGGATGATAAATACGCCTTTCTGTCGTCTTTCGACACAATCTTCGTTGTCGACGACTCTGGCTCCATGGCAGGCCATCCTTGGAGAGAAGTTGCCGAGGTCCTGCGCTCCATCACGCCCATCTGCACTGCTCACGACAAGGATGGCATCGATCTCTACTTCCTGAACCACAAGTCGACAGAAGACCCTAAAGACGATAACAAGCCCTCAGGCGGGTATTACGGCATCGACACCCCGGAAAAGGTGCAAGTAGCCTTTCAGATGGCCCGGCCCACTGGTGCCACGCCTACTGGCACTAGGTTATGGAACATTCTCAATCCATATATCGCGCAGGTAGACCCcagcaaggaaaagaaacaagacatTGAAAAAGTCAAGCCCATCaatatcatcgtcatcacggACGGCCGTCCTACAGACGATCCAGAGACCGTCATCTACCAGTGCGCTAAGAAACTTGACAGCTTCGGCGCACCTCCTCACCAAGTCGGCATACAGTTCTTCCAAATTGGAACTGACAAGGACGCCACGGAGGCGCTGCGGGAACTGGATGATGAGCTGGCAAAGTTGGGTGTCAGAGACATGGTAGACACCGTGACCTGGGATGGCAAGTCTTCTAATAGTAGAAAGGGGCTTACTGCCGATGGTATTCTCAAGGTTGTTCTCGGAGCGGTTATTCGCCGCTTGGATAGAAGGCCTTCAGCAAATCAGTCGAGACGTTAA
- a CDS encoding uncharacterized protein (EggNog:ENOG41), giving the protein MAARDGSLSPRLSSLSETPISLIFSLGLHLLSFLHADCGAIFLSHFQNMIWGDIRTLTTEFGFNRCDTPVSSANSAIEGVAAVIGNMLSVNFSTPLNGPARSERIKQMSNNHPAFEKSRITQEILVKIQHSLRRMPGVAANESNEIIQRLIEVGQVISQETSALVEAVMNLHLDQEDTDKAIARMSIEANLAKAHTDDQAQRINSLEEEVRLEKKKREDAEGNLKNLMGGIADITTEFKQLRDKADKQKTDSLNKGLSFFDGDFLIRSLDNTIQVLEDEVSKQHDLWAVQQQPSSEGIPRPIEPSPENVQVTNGHNKPLVPLQEEGLVDGSIFSDSLTSPRAATAFQPVRRPPTVGPPPKFGHFQGSMPPRPTTTLPHDRRTANAWNLVAPMQGGRQGHFNHKPQFPGPPFGRAASRQGFQNNPQFRPSFPQSAFAMPENPPQRPSSAFGYSRDYFPSTPTGQSRGRYNGRLRDNAPPPPLLDFGTSSSSGSTSVPPGALVSRSPYSNQPITITEQAVQAWHGHMMHFYATIRNFVERHASNPDPTGETKLSQTHLWPILLATYYPLSEQAAESYLDHHIRSENSKSCIVTRVIIDFVVNRVWNPSAWAGADADSTYAIMEVERDLERTTGQPSAIRQPILDRMAVIIDVVMKKEQGGPFIKNRIEEATHALLTSLQPLMNTFYNAVDAIQDLEQVIDSAYEISFRILTSRLTFDFRFPEIGSRFSSQSMLPIWPPTDPLELQAKHWRVALVTTPVVTCRNDTGSNISAHSVSLADVFCMQ; this is encoded by the exons ATGGCAGCACGAGATG GCTCGCTATCTCCGCGTCTTTCAAGCCTGTCAGAAACTCCTATATCGCTCATATTCTCATTGGGCCTTCACCTACTCTCCTTTCTTCACGCCGACTGTGGCGCTATCTTTCTGTCTCACTTCCAGAATATGATCTGGGGGGATATCAGAACCCTCACTACAGAATTCGGCTTCAATAGGTGTGACACGCCGGTTAGCTCAGCGAATTCAGCCATCGAAGGAGTTGCAGCTGTGATTGGGAACATGTTATCTGTCAACTTTTCCACGCCCCTCAACGGGCCTGCGCGGTCTGAGAGGATCAAGCAAATGTCCAATAACCAT CCTGCTTTCGAGAAATCTCGTATAACGCAGGAGATTTTAGTCAAGATACAGCACTCTCTGAGGCGCATGCCTGGTGTTGCTGCAAATGAATCGAATGAAATCATCCAACGGCTAATCGAAGTTGGCCAAGTCATCAGCCAGGAAACGAGCGCGCTCGTTGAAGCTGTCATGAATCTTCATCTCGATCAGGAAGACACAGATAAGGCGATTGCTAGGATGAGCATCGAGGCCAACCTTGCCAAGGCCCATACAGATGATCAAGCCCAGCGGATCAACAGcctcgaagaagaagtccggctagagaagaagaaaagagaagacgcTGAAGGAAATCTCAAGAATCTTATGGGTGGTATCGCGGATATTACTACTGAGTTCAAGCAGTTAAGAGATAAAGCTGACAAACAGAAAACTGACTCATTGAATAAGGGCTTGTCGTTTTTTGATGGCGATTTTCTTATCAGA AGCCTTGATAACACTATTCAAGTATTGGAAGATGAAGTCAGTAAACAGCATGATCTGTGGGCGGTGCAACAGCAGCCCTCTTCTGAGGGCATCCCTCGACCCATTGAACCCTCCCCTGAAAACGTTCAGGTTACAAATGGCCACAATAAGCCCCTAGTACCTCTTCAAGAGGAGGGTTTGGTCGACGGCAGTATTTTCAGCGATTCTCTGACATCGCCCAGAGCAGCTACGGCTTTCCAACCGGTCCGCCGCCCTCCTACCGTTGGTCCACCGCCAAAATTTGGCCATTTTCAGGGAAGTATGCCTCCACGGCCTACAACAACCTTACCCCATGATCGCCGAACCGCAAATGCATGGAATTTGGTCGCTCCCATGCAGGGCGGTAGACAAGGCCACTTTAACCATAAGCCACAGTTCCCAGGCCCTCCTTTTGGTCGAGCGGCCTCTCGCCAGGGCTTTCAGAATAACCCTCAGTTTCGACCTAGCTTCCCGCAGTCTGCTTTTGCCATGCCAGAGAACCCTCCTCAAAGGCCCAGCAGTGCGTTTGGCTATAGTCGTGACTATTTCCCCTCCACACCAACTGGCCAATCTCGAGGCAGATACAATGGCCGCCTTCGCGATAACGCTCCACCGCCCCCTTTGCTGGATTTTGGAACTTCTTCATCAAGCGGTTCTACCTCTGTCCCCCCTGGTGCTCTTGTGAGTCGCAGCCCCTACTCTAACCAGCCGATCACGATCACAGAACAAGCCGTCCAAGCATGGCACGGGCATATGATGCATTTTTATGCAACTATACGCAACTTTGTCGAGCGTCACGCCAGTAACCCTGATCCCACTGGAGAAACAAAACTGAGCCAGACGCATCTATGGCCAATCCTCCTAGCCACGTATTACCCCTTATCTGAACAGGCAGCAGAGTCTTACCTTGATCATCACATTCGCAGCGAAAACTCTAAATCCTGCATTGTCACCAGGGTTATTATAGACTTTGTTGTGAACCGAGTTTGGAATCCTAGTGCCTGGGCTGGCGCCGATGCAGATTCTACTTATGCCATCATGGAAGTAGAGAGAGACCTAGAGCGTACAACAG GTCAACCATCTGCTATTCGCCAACCGATTCTCGACCGTATGGCTGTAATTATTGATGTCGTCATGAAAAAGGAGCAGGGTGGCCCCTTTATCAAGAACCGAATCGAAGAAGCCACTCACGCTCTCCTTACTAGCCTTCAGCCCCTAATGAATACATTTTACAACGCGGTAGATGCGATCCAGGACTTGGAGCAAGTCATCGACAGCGCCTACGAGATATCCTTCAGGATTCTCACCAGTCGTCTGACTTTTGACTTTCGATTCCCCGAAATCGGCAGCCGTTTCTCTTCGCAGTCGATGCTGCCCATCTGGCCACCCACCGACCCGTTGGAGCTGCAGGCCAAGCATTGGCGTGTGGCGCTGGTGACAACTCCGGTGGTGACGTGCCGAAACGATACTGGTTCGAATATTTCTGCACACTCTGTATCCCTGGCAGATGTGTTTTGCATGCAGTGA
- a CDS encoding uncharacterized protein (TransMembrane:5 (o176-195i202-218o238-253i260-278o284-303i)) yields the protein MATETLTKLTRAEVEKHNTERDCYVTLDDKVYDVTSFLFDHPGGHKLILDYAGKDIKEILKDGVSHTHSDAAYDILDDSLVGYLKPEQNGAANGEYVHPRTGMSKEEDLSKDTDYNQDYKKHKFLDLSKPLFPQLWYGNFTKRFYLDQVHRPRHYKGGQSAPLFGNFLEPLTKTPWWVIPLLWLPCDSYGSYLAFQGFENPIIPAAYWVFGFCIWSLVEYGLHRFLFHLDDYLPDNRYGIIAHFLLHGIHHYLPMDRYRLVMPPTMFVLLATPFWYLAHTIFAYNWYAATAVYCGGIFGYICYDLTHYFLHHENLPLWYKELKKYHLEHHFLEYELGFGVTTKFWDNVFGTELKPNVVKTK from the exons ATGGCTACCGAAACTCTCACTAAACTCACTCGCGCCGAAGTCGAGAAGCACAACACTGAGCGGGACTGCTATGTCACTCTCGACGACAAAGTCTACGACGTTACAAGCTTCCTGTTCGACCATCCCGGCGGCCACAAGCTCATCCTCGACTATGCTGGCAAGGACATCAAGGAGATCCTGAAAGATGGTGTCTCGCACACTCATTCAGATGCTGCATACGATATCCTCGACGACTCTCTTGTCGGCTACCTCAAGCCTGAGCAAAACGGAGCTGCCAATGGCGAGTACGTACACCCGAGGACTGGCATGtccaaggaagaagatcTCAGCAAGGACACGGATTACAACcaagattataaaaaacacAAGTTTTTGGATTTGAGCAAGCCTTTGTTTCCCCAGCTCTGGTACGGTAACTTCACCAAGAGGTTTTACCTTGACCAAGTCCATCGTCCACGCCACTACAAGGGCGGCCAGTCTGCTCCCCTCTTTGGCAACTTCCTTGAGCCACTCACCAAAACCCCTTGGTGGGTGATTCCTCTCCTATGGCTCCCTTGCGATTCATATGGCTCCTATTTGGCCTTCCAAGGTTTTGAGAACCCCATTATCCCTGCCGCATATTGGGTCTTTGGCTTTTGCATTTGGAGCCTTGTCGAATACGGACTGCACAGATTTTTGTTCCATCTTGATGA CTACCTTCCTGATAACAGATACGGCATCATTGCGCACTTCTTGCTTCACGGCATTCACCACTACCTGCCCATGGATAGGTACAGGCTTGTTATGCCCCCAACCATGTTCGTGCTGCTTGCTACTCCGTTTTGGTATCTCGCCCACACCATTTTTGCCTACAACTGGTATGCTGCGACCGCTGTCTACTGTGGCGGTATCTTTGGTTATATCTGCTATGACCTGACTCATTACTTCCTCCACCACGAGAATTTGCCTCTCTGGTAcaaggagctcaagaagTACCACCTGGAGCACCATTTCCTCGAGTACGAGCTTGGCTTTGGTGTCACCACCAAATTCTGGGATAACGTGTTTGGCACAGAGCTGAAGCCCAACGTTGTCAAGACTAAATAA
- a CDS encoding uncharacterized protein (EggNog:ENOG41~SECRETED:SignalP(1-28)) translates to MASLSPSRGTWLLVLCICLVLLPSKAAAFGAGNIPSIAQVEGHNWRHGDIEDMLTTVAFLHGKKWTSMLVKRTYFGNWLRDYSQAIDVGSLKGVNAPTIRILVWILSFMAFGYATEEFEVTEERLGCYRPEEHIDNPKGYADGLDARTFDPRLRGPVDPIEIDIDMNTGMKNYIANETGRWATSAGYLRYSFARSIHFGRLYTHGSQSGKEADLNEALRCLGQALHCMEDFSAHSNYCELALRELGHREVFPHCGTQSEITIHGKRVFPLVTGTFGGVDFLHSVIGEANDHFTQSEVDEVDVALLNAGGAGGGGGASRGLLGVGAPRDFISLIAKIPGDGAGFAAQARELKAMSDAQEQENEMRSRSEGNTNVIPGVSPNFDPVKTAKRIYPILQFRDRIVKAISRGIEKIPGLEKLLEHISETLTAFILGLLAPFIRPIINQVSKVLKEGSSGVLSASANSQFEPWDNPRSTDPTHSMLSKDHFTNVLNSCAGRVASTVLQYTVPRVLYAWENPNVPVDEVVNDVLRAFHHPALRRGDVQIQQEMFRTVQTWVNEHPRRHEIDHLLSSESVRQGKNHILNQQKGGGGHGHDAWETITQLGHGKVSGSLWEQVKTRDLNSLEGHDGNPSANYMSNSPAPPSRYSPPAQGGYGYGESASYLAQSHAGSSQGHSGHSSGHFQGHSDQPQYQQQYGGQPQPPHGYGGQGYGGQGYGGPAQPQYAPHHGHGQGNQQQPPYWGSQHERY, encoded by the exons ATGGCGTCACTTTCACCATCGCGGGGCAcctggctgctggtgctctGCATCTGTCTCGTGCTACTGCCGTCCAAGGCGGCTGCGTTTGGAGCAGGCAATATTCCATCGATTGCGCAG GTCGAGGGCCACAACTGGCGTCATGGAG ATATCGAGGACATGTTGACAACTGTTGCCTTCCTCCATGGGAAAAAATGGACATCCATGCTCGTCAAGAGGACTTACTTTGGCAACTGGCTTCGTGATTACTCGCAGGCCATCGACGTTGGCTCTCTCAAGGGCGTCAATGCTCCCACAATCCGTATCTTG GTTTGGATCCTCTCGTTCATGGCCTTTGGCTACGCCACAGAGGAATTTGAAGTGACAGAGGAGCGCTTGGGCTGCTACCGTCCGGAGGAGCATATCGACAACCCCAAGGGCTACgctgatggccttgatgctCGCACATTCGACCCTCGCCTGCGTGGTCCAGTTGATCCCATTGAAATCGACATTGATATGAACACTGGCATGAAGAATTACATTGCCAATGAGACTGGTCGATGGGCTACCAGCGCCGGCTATCTCCGATATAGTTTTGCTCGAAGCATCCACTTTGGCCGCCTCTATACCCATGGATCACAGAGTGGCAAGGAGGCAGATTTGAACGAAGCACTCAGGTGCCTTGGTCAGGCGTTACACTGCATGGAAGACTTTAGTGCTCACAGCAACTACTGCGAGTTAGCCCTCCGTGAGTTGGGTCACCGAGAGGTCTTCCCACACTGTGGTACACAGTCGGAGATTACAATCCACGGAAAGCGTGTCTTCCCTCTGGTGACTGGTACTTTTGGAGGTGTCGATTTTCTGCATTCCGTGATTGGCGAGGCAAACGACCACTTCACCCAATCCGAAGTCGATGAAGTCGATGTTGCTCTCTTAAATGCGGGTggtgccggcggcggcggaggtgcTTCCAGGGGTCTCTTGGGCGTTGGCGCTCCACGAGATTTTATTTCTCTCATTGCCAAGATACCTGGCGATGGCGCTGGCTTCGCCGCTCAAGCTCGAGAGCTCAAGGCCATGTCAGATgcccaagaacaagaaaacgAAATGCGCTCTCGCTCTGAAGGGAACACCAATGTTATTCCTGGCGTAAGCCCGAATTTTGACCCAGTCAAGACTGCGAAGCGGATCTACCCCATATTGCAATTCCGTGACAGGATTGTGAAGGCGATTAGCCGAGGAATCGAAAAGATTCCCGGTCTCGAGAAACTCCTTGAGCACATCAGTGAGACGCTGACAGCCTTTATCCTCGGTCTCCTTGCTCCTTTTATTCGGCCCATTATCAACCAGGTGTCGAAAGTCTTGAAGGAAGGCTCCTCTGGTGTGCTCAGCGCCAGTGCTAACTCTCAATTCGAGCCATGGGACAACCCCAGGAGCACGGATCCAACACACTCTATGCTATCAAAGGATCATTTTACCAACGTCCTCAACTCTTGCGCGGGTCGGGTTGCAAGTACAGTCCTTCAGTATACAGTCCC CCGTGTTCTCTACGCATGGGAGAACCCCAATGTCCCCGTAGATGAAGTTGTCAACGACGTACTGCGCGCATTCCATCACCCAGCCCTTCGCCGCGGAGACGTTCAGATCCAGCAGGAAATGTTCCGCACCGTACAGACCTGGGTCAATGAGCATCCTCGCCGGCACGAAATCGACCATCTCTTGTCGTCAGAGTCTGTCAGACAGGGCAAAAATCACATTCTCAATCAGCAGAAGggaggcggcggccatgGTCACGATGCTTGGGAGACAATCACCCAGCTTGGCCACGGCAAGGTTTCTGGATCACTCTGGGAGCAAGTCAAGACTCGAGACTTGAACTCTCTGGAGGGGCATGATGGTAATCCGTCCGCCAACTATATGTCCAATTCCCCAGCTCCCCCTTCGCGCTATTCACCACCAGCTCAGGGGGGCTACGGGTATGGAGAGAGTGCCTCATACCTCGCTCAGTCCCATGCTGGATCATCACAAGGTCATTCTGGCCATTCCTCTGGCCACTTCCAAGGCCACTCCGACCAACCACAGTATCAACAGCAGTACGGCgggcagcctcagcctcctcaTGGATATGGCGGTCAAGGATATGGTGGCCAAGGATATGGCGGTCCAGCCCAACCGCAATATGCTCCTCATCATGGTCACGGCCAAGggaaccagcagcagccaccatACTGGGGATCACAGCATGAACGCTATTAA
- a CDS encoding uncharacterized protein (EggNog:ENOG41): MGESAAAAPADAEAAKNTEVDSPRVVNVADAGDIILDVTFETSKETLKKSLKASALAAKKPSNAPQPAHKSKVTVAYRVSQAALKKHSQYFANLLSNPKFSEASTINEAHKKLASLTIEPGKADAADLPWIRITDDDEATKAAGREHVFEDMLKIIHQKPLKAPRVALPEVATMAILADRFDCLTVVARSLNGIRWPTTSNRPFTDDSGRNTDAEQMLREKILVSWLLSNGMKLHQAARELVMRGSRLWSDYSEERDELTAAWWHLPEGIEEELKYRRECVLNTIASVQRHFLNLYCSKERQCKLGYDSSGACDSFQLGQMLKFLVSKNLLFLVDYTSPSLEAVPDGAMINIDDLLNTLKQCPNYQIDKHHTNCGLKIRMDPIIDYIRTMLSASGTSIAHADWKKRRSEVSWTQLRDRRLREDEEETKFVFTRAVASDQRLRYEAAMYTDRLSKGLFTASSWDWTPEA; this comes from the exons ATGGGCGAGTCTGCGGCAGCCGCACCCGCAGACGcagaggctgccaagaaTACGGAAGTAGACAGCCCAAGAGTCGTCAACGTCGCCGATGCCGGCGATATCATTCTGGACGTGACTTTCGAAACCTCAAAGGAAACGCTCAAGAAGTCGCTAAAGGCGTCTGCGCTGGCGGCCAAGAAGCCCAGCAACGCACCTCAGCCCGCCCACAAGAGCAAGGTGACTGTTGCCTATCGGGTCAGCCAAGCCGCACTGAAGAAGCACTCTCAGTATTTTGCCAACCTCCTGTCGAATCCCAAGTTTAGTGAGGCCTCAACCATCAATGAGGCGCACAAGAAACTTGCGTCATTGACAATCGAACCCGGCAAGGCAGACGCCGCAGACCTGCCGTGGATCAGAATCacggatgatgacgaggccACCAAGGCGGCGGGCCGCGAGCATGTGTTTGAAGACATGCTCAAGATCATCCACCAGAAGCCGCTCAAGGCGCCGAGAGTAGCCTTACCAGAAGTCGCCACAATGGCCATTCTTGCAGACCGCTTCGACTGCCTCACCGTGGTGGCTCGCTCTCTTAATGGGATCCGCTGGCCAACGACGAGCAATCGACCCTTCACCGATGACAGTGGCCGTAATACGGATGCTGAGCAGATGCTTCGTGAGAAGATTCTCGTTTCCTGGCTTCTCAGCAATGGCATGAAATTGCATCAAGCGGCGCGAGAGCTTGTCATGCGAGGATCTCGTCTATGGAGCGACTACTCCGAAGAGCGTGACGAATTGACGGCTGCGTGGTGGCATTTGCCCGAAGGCATAGAAG AGGAACTAAAGTATCGGAGAGAGTGCGTTTTGAATACCATTGCGTCCGTTCAGCGCCACTTTCTTAACCTGTACTGCTCCAAGGAGAGACAGTGCAAACTCGGCTATGATTCCAGTGGAGCTTGTGATTCATTCCAGCTGGGACAAATGCTCAAATTCTTGGTATCAAAGAATCTATTGTTCCTCGTCGACTACACTTCGCCGTCTCTTGAAGCTGTGCCAGACGGTGCTATGATCAACATTGATGATCTCCTAAACACTCTAAAGCAGTGCCCCAACTATCAAATCGACAAGCACCACACAAATTGTGGGCTTAAAATCCGCATGGATCCAATTATCGACTACATCCGGACCATGTTGAGCGCAAGCGGCACTTCCATCGCTCATGCTGACTGGAAGAAGCGTCGATCTGAGGTGTCGTGGACGCAGCTGAGAGATCGTCGGCTTAgagaggacgaagaagaaacaaaattcGTCTTTACTAGAGCAGTAGCAAGCGATCAGCGGCTTCGTTACGAAGCAGCTATGTATACCGATAGGCTATCAAAAGGCCTCTTCACGGCGAGCTCGTGGGACTGGACTCCTGAGGCCTAG
- a CDS encoding uncharacterized protein (TransMembrane:7 (o6-32i53-77o89-110i147-171o177-198i210-231o296-315i)), protein MAKDVFSVPVFLVVFRETLETVIIVSVLLAFLKQTLDGPNADRATYKKLRRQIWIGIASGFLLCMIIAAALIGVFYTVGSNTWDKSEQYYEGAFSLVASIIITIMGAALLRIGKMQEKWRVKLAKAIESPIKVGSSRNWLSQVLEKYAMFFLPFITVLREGIEAVVFVAGVTFSAPAYAVPLPVVVGLLVGFVVGYILYKGGSSTRLQYFLVASTCLLYLVGAGLFSRAVWSLEQGKWNNIVGSDASEVGSGPGSYDIDKVVWHVNCCNPNVPNNGGWGIFNAILGWNNTGTYGSVISYNLYWVFVMSSFILLRFRETKGRWPFQKAKSAVPVDTEARSGSESNDGVTESKNVREITTTLH, encoded by the exons ATGGCCAAAGACGTCTTCTCAGTCcccgtcttcctcgtcgtcttccgCGAGACGCTGGAGACGGTCATCATCGTTTCCGTCCTGCTCGCCTTTTTGAAGCAGACGCTCGATGGTCCAAATGCCGACCGCGCAACCTACAAAAAACTGCGGAGACAG ATTTGGATTGGCATTGCCTCGGGGTTTTTGCTGTGTATgatcatcgccgccgctctCATCGGCGTCTTCTACACCGTTGGCTCCAACACCTGGGACAAGAGCGAGCAGTACTACGAGGGCGCCTTTTCGCTGGTTGCCTCCATCATCATTACCATCATGGGCGCTGCGCTGCTCCGCATTGGTAAAATGCAGGAGAAGTGGCGCGTCAAGCTCGCCAAGGCCATTGAGTCACCCATCAAGGTTGGATCGAGCCGAAACTGGCTCTCCCAGGTCTTGGAGAAGTACGCCATGTTCTTCCTGCCCTTCATCACCGTCTTGCGAGAAGGCATTGAGGCTGTCGTGTTTGTAGCCGGTGTGACATTCTCGGCTCCGGCGTATGCTGTACCTCTTCCTGTTGTCGTCGGCTTGCTGGTTGGTTTTGTTGTCGGATACATCTTGTACAA GGGAGGATCATCAACGAGACTGCAATACTTCCTTGTCGCATCTACTTGTTTGCTGTATCTCGTCGGCGCCGGCTTGTTCTCACGCGCTGTTTGGTCGCTTGAACAAGGGAAATGGAACAACATTGTCGGCAGTGACGCCTCCGAGGTTGGCTCTGGTCCCGGGTCATATGATATTGATAAGGTTGTGTGGCACGTCAAC TGCTGCAACCCTAATGTCCCGAACAATGGAGGCTGGGGCATCTTCAACGCTATCCTCGGCTGGAACAATACTGGTACTTACGGTTCCGTCATCTCGTACAATCTCTACTGGGTATTTGTCATGTCTTCCTTCATTCTCCTCAGATTTCGCGAGACCAAGGGGCGGTGGCCGTTCCAGAAGGCGAAGTCCGCTGTTCCTGTTGACACAGAGGCCCGTAGCGGAAGTGAGAGCAACGACGGAGTTACCGAGTCTAAAAATGTGAGAGAAATAACCACGACTCTGCACTAG